The proteins below are encoded in one region of Pseudomonas putida NBRC 14164:
- a CDS encoding TonB-dependent siderophore receptor, giving the protein MPTPFHPAFRLALAAPLSLFAAAPLMLPATLAHAEQATNAETRFNIAPGSLTSALNQFSSQAGIYLAGSNELAAGKTSLGLQGRFSVAQGLARLLQGSGLQAVPQGSAGYVLQPLADGTALQLDATSINAATLVASNGQGDSGYRAVASATASKTSSALADTPRSVSVVTRQRMDDQQSQTLTEVLGYVPGIFSPPFAGGDGQAGDLFFIRGFNATDYGYGLLRDGLRVQGNRYDTSSEPYGLERVEVFRGPTSILYGENAPGGVVNLVSKRPTAEARGEVQLSYGSHNRRQLGVDVSGPLTDEGNILGRLVMMGRKSDTQVDHQPDDRMYIAPSLTLNFDDFNSLTLLATYQRDRTLMELGYPAAGTLLRNPNGKIDKDQLSGNPDWDNFERETWSLGYEFSHRFNDTWQFRQNSRYMQSRIDRQETWPGSLNNGGFGTTLSNTAYDRYNKSIAYSLDNQFEGHFTSGAFDHTFLIGASLDRTSFNQDWDAGNGGTINVFNPVWNGKPSTPLHVQNALLDQTMYGLYSQLQTKVDNWVLLLGGRLDRVNSRFRNKAGTLNAQADMNSWDSKFTWQTGVMYQFENGLSPYFSYSTAFAPTQQTESKSGPLDPTTSEQYEVGIKYEPKGWNTAFTASVYDLRKKDDVLFDSAVGDYRQIGASRAKGVELELNSDLSENLNLTAAYTYTDSRITKDVAGSLYEDHQMTGVPRNQASVWSTYHFRDGLLKGLQIGGGVRHFDSTFAYTPASLYGKLDTGDVTLVDAKVGYEIDENWSVEVNARNLFDKEYVAGCNNAGRCYWGEERTLLGTVSLRW; this is encoded by the coding sequence ATGCCGACGCCCTTCCACCCCGCGTTCCGCCTGGCGCTTGCCGCGCCACTTTCGCTTTTTGCCGCCGCGCCACTGATGTTACCGGCAACCCTGGCCCACGCTGAACAGGCAACCAACGCCGAAACCCGCTTCAACATCGCGCCCGGCTCGCTCACCAGCGCACTCAACCAGTTCAGCAGCCAGGCCGGTATCTACCTGGCCGGCAGCAACGAACTGGCCGCCGGCAAGACCAGCCTGGGGCTGCAAGGCCGCTTCAGCGTCGCCCAAGGCCTGGCCCGGCTACTACAGGGCAGCGGCCTGCAAGCCGTGCCCCAAGGCAGCGCGGGTTATGTGCTGCAACCGCTTGCCGATGGCACCGCCCTGCAACTGGATGCCACGTCGATCAACGCCGCTACCCTGGTCGCCAGCAACGGCCAGGGCGATAGCGGCTACCGTGCCGTCGCCAGTGCCACCGCCAGCAAAACCAGCAGCGCCCTGGCCGACACCCCGCGCTCGGTCTCGGTGGTCACCCGCCAGCGCATGGACGACCAGCAATCGCAAACCCTTACCGAGGTGCTGGGCTATGTCCCAGGCATTTTCTCTCCGCCGTTTGCCGGCGGGGATGGCCAAGCGGGTGACCTGTTCTTCATCCGTGGCTTCAACGCCACCGACTATGGCTATGGCCTGCTGCGCGATGGCCTGCGGGTGCAGGGCAACCGCTACGATACCAGCAGCGAACCCTACGGCCTGGAGCGGGTGGAAGTGTTCCGCGGCCCCACTTCGATCCTGTATGGCGAAAACGCCCCGGGTGGCGTGGTCAACCTGGTCAGCAAGCGGCCTACTGCCGAAGCGCGCGGCGAAGTGCAACTGAGCTACGGCTCGCATAACCGCCGCCAGTTGGGCGTCGACGTTTCCGGCCCACTGACCGATGAGGGCAATATCCTCGGCCGCCTGGTGATGATGGGCCGCAAGTCCGACACCCAGGTCGACCATCAGCCCGATGACCGCATGTACATCGCGCCATCGCTGACGTTGAACTTCGACGACTTCAACAGCCTGACCCTGCTGGCCACCTACCAGCGCGACCGCACCTTGATGGAGCTTGGTTACCCGGCCGCTGGCACCCTGCTGCGCAACCCCAACGGCAAGATCGACAAGGACCAGTTGTCCGGCAACCCGGACTGGGACAACTTCGAACGGGAAACCTGGAGCCTGGGCTACGAGTTCAGCCACCGCTTCAACGACACCTGGCAGTTCCGCCAGAACTCGCGCTACATGCAGTCGCGCATCGACCGCCAGGAAACGTGGCCAGGCAGCCTGAACAACGGCGGCTTCGGCACCACCCTGAGCAACACGGCCTACGACCGCTACAACAAGTCCATCGCCTACTCGCTGGACAACCAGTTCGAAGGCCACTTCACCAGCGGCGCGTTCGACCATACCTTCCTGATCGGAGCAAGCCTGGACCGCACGTCGTTCAACCAGGATTGGGACGCGGGCAATGGCGGCACCATCAATGTGTTCAACCCGGTCTGGAACGGCAAGCCAAGCACGCCCCTGCATGTGCAGAACGCCTTGCTCGATCAGACCATGTACGGCCTCTACAGCCAGCTGCAAACCAAGGTGGACAACTGGGTGCTGCTGTTGGGCGGGCGACTGGACCGGGTCAACAGCCGGTTCCGCAACAAAGCCGGCACCCTTAACGCACAAGCCGACATGAACAGTTGGGACAGCAAGTTCACCTGGCAGACCGGGGTGATGTACCAGTTTGAAAACGGCCTGTCGCCGTACTTCAGCTACTCCACCGCCTTTGCCCCGACCCAGCAGACCGAAAGCAAGAGCGGCCCGCTGGACCCGACTACCAGCGAGCAGTACGAAGTGGGTATCAAGTACGAGCCCAAAGGCTGGAACACCGCCTTCACCGCATCGGTGTACGACCTGCGCAAGAAGGACGATGTGCTGTTCGATTCCGCCGTGGGTGACTATCGCCAGATCGGTGCCAGCCGGGCCAAGGGCGTGGAGCTGGAACTTAACAGCGATCTGAGCGAAAACCTCAACCTCACCGCCGCCTACACCTACACCGATTCGCGCATTACCAAGGACGTGGCCGGGTCGCTGTATGAAGACCACCAGATGACCGGCGTGCCACGCAACCAGGCGTCGGTGTGGAGCACATATCACTTCCGTGACGGCCTGCTCAAAGGCTTGCAGATCGGTGGCGGCGTGCGCCACTTCGACAGTACCTTCGCCTATACCCCGGCAAGCCTGTACGGCAAGCTGGACACCGGTGACGTGACGCTGGTGGATGCCAAGGTGGGCTATGAAATCGACGAAAACTGGTCGGTAGAAGTCAACGCCCGCAACCTGTTCGACAAAGAGTATGTGGCAGGCTGCAACAACGCCGGCCGTTGCTACTGGGGTGAAGAGCGCACACTGCTGGGAACCGTGTCGCTGCGCTGGTAA
- a CDS encoding FecR domain-containing protein: MTAPAQKLSHASLQQAAHWYVQLQDENAAPQLHTQWQHWFDQHGDHQAAWHYVQRVGQRFAPLQAEGAAAGRALREHDARRFSRRTGLKSLLVLGASSLLGWRAWHGAPLSGWDADMATGIGEIRKTRLADGSQLWLGAQSAVDLEFSTLSRVLKLRFGELLVETAHDPRRPFFVDTAQGRMQALGTRFAVCQQGERTRLDVYAGAVEVCTAQSGERCIVAAGQQVDFSARGISNARPAQSAGESWIYQRLNAEDMPLAHLLQTLGRYRHGHLGWHPDVGKLSVMGAFPLNDTDRALALLQAALPVRVQRLTPWWVTVEPV, encoded by the coding sequence ATGACCGCGCCCGCGCAAAAACTCAGCCACGCCAGCCTGCAGCAGGCCGCGCACTGGTACGTGCAGTTGCAGGACGAAAACGCCGCACCGCAGTTGCACACGCAGTGGCAACACTGGTTTGACCAGCACGGCGACCATCAGGCGGCCTGGCACTATGTTCAACGGGTCGGCCAGCGTTTTGCCCCATTGCAAGCCGAAGGCGCCGCCGCGGGCCGGGCACTGCGTGAGCACGACGCGCGGCGCTTCAGCCGGCGCACCGGGCTCAAGTCGCTGCTGGTGCTTGGCGCCAGCTCGCTGCTTGGCTGGCGGGCGTGGCACGGTGCCCCGCTGTCGGGCTGGGATGCCGACATGGCCACCGGCATCGGTGAAATCCGCAAAACCCGCCTGGCCGATGGCAGCCAGTTATGGCTGGGGGCGCAAAGTGCTGTGGACCTGGAATTCTCCACACTCAGCCGGGTACTGAAGCTGCGCTTTGGCGAGCTGCTGGTGGAAACCGCCCACGACCCGCGCCGCCCCTTCTTCGTCGACACAGCGCAAGGGCGCATGCAGGCGCTGGGCACGCGCTTTGCGGTGTGCCAGCAGGGGGAGCGCACCAGGCTGGATGTGTACGCGGGCGCCGTGGAGGTGTGCACGGCTCAAAGCGGTGAGCGCTGCATCGTGGCGGCGGGCCAGCAAGTGGACTTCAGCGCCCGGGGCATCAGCAACGCCCGCCCGGCGCAAAGCGCGGGCGAGTCGTGGATTTATCAACGTCTCAATGCCGAAGACATGCCATTGGCGCATTTGCTGCAAACGCTGGGGCGCTATCGCCACGGGCACCTGGGTTGGCACCCGGATGTCGGCAAACTGTCGGTGATGGGCGCCTTCCCGCTCAACGATACCGACCGCGCACTGGCCTTGTTGCAAGCGGCGTTGCCGGTGCGGGTGCAGCGGCTGACGCCGTGGTGGGTCACAGTCGAGCCGGTTTGA
- a CDS encoding sigma-70 family RNA polymerase sigma factor has product MVSIPELNTSLHTLYHSHSRWLLGFLYRRLGSRCDAADLVQDTFVRILNRPRQFDGARGERSYLATIARGLCVDHWRRQKLEQAWLQQLALQPEALQPSPEQRAIIVETLHEVDAMLLRLPSKVRQAFLLAQIDGLAYPDIAAHIGVSERMIKKYLAQAFLHCAILEAELDGLLVE; this is encoded by the coding sequence GTGGTTTCGATCCCAGAGCTGAACACCTCGCTCCATACCCTGTACCACAGCCACTCGCGCTGGTTGCTCGGCTTTCTGTACCGCCGCCTGGGCAGCCGCTGCGATGCCGCGGACCTTGTGCAGGACACCTTCGTGCGCATCCTCAACCGCCCAAGGCAGTTCGACGGTGCACGCGGCGAGCGCTCGTACCTGGCGACCATTGCCCGCGGCCTGTGCGTGGACCACTGGCGCCGGCAAAAGCTTGAACAGGCCTGGTTGCAGCAATTGGCCTTGCAGCCCGAGGCACTGCAGCCCTCCCCCGAACAGCGCGCGATCATTGTCGAGACCCTGCACGAGGTGGACGCCATGCTGCTGCGTTTGCCGAGCAAGGTGCGCCAGGCATTCCTGCTGGCGCAGATCGATGGCCTGGCCTACCCCGATATCGCCGCGCACATTGGCGTGAGCGAACGCATGATCAAGAAATACCTGGCCCAGGCGTTTCTGCATTGCGCCATTCTTGAAGCCGAACTCGACGGCTTGCTGGTGGAGTGA
- the mqo gene encoding malate dehydrogenase (quinone), producing MFKKAGKTLLGLAVAASFMQAHAAETKKVDVLLVGGGIMSSTLAVWLHELEPSWSMEMVERLDGVAEESSNGWNNAGTGHSALAELNYTPEDKDGNVNISKAIEINEAFQISRQFWAWQVRQGVLKNPHSFINTTPHMSFVWGDDNIKFLKKRYDALQASPLFRPMQYSEDHAQIAKWVPLMMEGRDPNQKLAVTWTPIGTDVNFGEITRQMVGHLKTQDKFDLKLSSEVQDITRNKDGSWHVEYKNLKDGTESATDAKFLFIGAGGGALKLLQKSGIPEAKEYAGFPVGGSFLVTENPTIAMQHMAKAYGIASTGAPPMSVPHLDTRVLDGKRVILFGPFATFSTKFLKNGSYLDLLSSTTTHNVWPMTKVGIEQYPLVEYLAGQLMLSDDDRFEALRTYFPNAKKEDWRLWQAGQRVQIIKRDAEKGGVLKLGTEVVASEDRTIAGLLGASPGASTAAPIMLTVLETVFKEKVATPEWQAKIKQIVPSYGTKLNDSAAATQKEWNYTAEVLQLEKPPVIDASVDFGGAASEPVESKPENDMAL from the coding sequence ATGTTCAAGAAAGCTGGCAAGACCTTGCTGGGTCTGGCTGTCGCTGCGAGCTTCATGCAAGCGCACGCCGCAGAAACCAAAAAAGTAGACGTGCTGCTGGTTGGCGGCGGCATCATGAGCTCCACCCTGGCTGTGTGGTTGCACGAGCTGGAGCCAAGCTGGTCGATGGAAATGGTCGAGCGCCTGGACGGCGTGGCTGAAGAAAGCTCCAACGGCTGGAACAACGCCGGTACCGGCCACTCCGCGCTGGCCGAGCTGAACTACACCCCGGAAGACAAAGACGGCAACGTCAATATCTCCAAGGCCATCGAAATCAACGAAGCCTTCCAGATCTCCCGTCAGTTCTGGGCCTGGCAGGTTCGCCAGGGCGTGCTGAAGAACCCGCACTCGTTCATCAACACCACTCCGCACATGAGCTTCGTGTGGGGCGATGACAACATCAAGTTCCTGAAAAAGCGTTACGACGCGCTGCAGGCCAGCCCGCTGTTCCGCCCGATGCAGTACTCCGAGGACCACGCGCAGATCGCCAAGTGGGTCCCGTTGATGATGGAAGGGCGCGACCCGAACCAGAAGCTGGCCGTGACCTGGACGCCAATCGGCACCGACGTCAACTTCGGCGAGATCACCCGCCAGATGGTCGGCCACCTGAAGACCCAGGACAAGTTCGACCTGAAGCTGTCCAGCGAAGTGCAGGACATCACCCGCAACAAGGACGGCTCCTGGCACGTCGAGTACAAGAACCTGAAGGACGGTACCGAATCGGCTACCGATGCCAAGTTCCTGTTCATCGGTGCCGGCGGCGGCGCACTGAAGCTGCTGCAGAAGTCGGGCATTCCTGAAGCCAAGGAATACGCAGGCTTCCCGGTGGGTGGCTCGTTCCTGGTGACCGAGAATCCGACCATTGCCATGCAGCACATGGCCAAGGCCTACGGCATTGCCTCGACTGGCGCGCCACCCATGTCGGTACCGCACCTGGACACCCGCGTGCTGGACGGCAAGCGCGTGATCCTGTTTGGCCCATTTGCCACCTTCTCGACCAAGTTCCTGAAGAACGGCTCGTACCTGGACCTGCTGAGCAGCACCACCACCCACAACGTGTGGCCGATGACCAAGGTCGGTATCGAGCAGTACCCGCTGGTGGAGTACCTCGCTGGCCAGCTGATGCTGTCTGACGATGACCGCTTCGAAGCCCTGCGCACCTACTTCCCGAATGCCAAGAAGGAAGACTGGCGCCTGTGGCAGGCCGGCCAGCGTGTGCAGATCATCAAGCGTGATGCCGAGAAGGGCGGCGTGCTGAAGCTGGGCACCGAAGTGGTCGCGTCCGAAGACCGTACCATTGCCGGCCTGCTGGGGGCATCGCCGGGTGCTTCGACTGCTGCGCCGATCATGCTGACCGTGCTGGAAACCGTATTCAAGGAAAAGGTCGCTACCCCAGAGTGGCAGGCCAAGATCAAGCAGATCGTGCCGAGCTACGGCACCAAGCTGAACGATTCGGCGGCGGCCACCCAGAAAGAGTGGAACTATACCGCTGAAGTACTGCAGCTGGAGAAACCGCCAGTGATCGACGCCAGCGTCGATTTCGGTGGCGCGGCCAGCGAGCCGGTTGAAAGCAAGCCTGAGAACGACATGGCGCTGTAA
- a CDS encoding ArsR/SmtB family transcription factor: MAISETPVIMSAMRAYKHPNAEDLILERLLYALSDPVRLEIVRHLAGVAEASCGELDGGRPKSSMSHHFRVLRDAGLVHTRNVGTTHMNSLRSEMLGERFPGLLECILRQR, translated from the coding sequence ATGGCAATTAGTGAAACCCCCGTTATCATGTCGGCCATGCGAGCCTATAAACATCCCAACGCTGAAGACCTGATCCTTGAACGCCTGCTCTATGCGCTCAGCGACCCCGTGCGCCTGGAAATCGTCCGCCACCTGGCCGGCGTTGCCGAGGCCAGCTGTGGCGAGCTGGACGGGGGGCGGCCCAAGTCGAGCATGTCGCACCACTTCCGCGTGCTACGTGATGCGGGGTTGGTGCATACCCGCAATGTGGGGACGACCCATATGAATTCATTGCGCAGTGAAATGCTGGGCGAGCGGTTTCCCGGGCTGCTGGAGTGCATCCTGCGCCAAAGATGA
- the xenA gene encoding xenobiotic reductase XenA, translating into MSALFEPYTLKDVTLRNRIAIPPMCQYMAEDGMINDWHHVHYAGLARGGAGLLVVEATAVAPEGRITPGCAGIWSDAHAQAFVPVVQAIKAAGSVPGIQIAHAGRKASANRPWEGDDHIAADDARGWETIAPSAIAFGANLPKVPREMTLDDIARVKQDFVDAARRARDAGFEWIELHFAHGYLGQSFFSEHTNKRTDAYGGSFDNRSRFLLETLAAVREVWPENLPLTARFGVLEYDGRDEQTLEESIELARRFKAGGLDLLSVSVGFTIPETNIPWGPAFMGPIAERVRREAKLPVTSAWGFGTPQLAEAALQANQLDLVSVGRAHLADPHWAYFAAKELGVEKASWTLPAPYAHWLERYR; encoded by the coding sequence ATGTCCGCCCTGTTCGAGCCCTATACCCTCAAAGACGTCACCCTGCGTAACCGCATCGCCATTCCGCCAATGTGCCAATACATGGCTGAAGACGGCATGATCAACGACTGGCACCACGTGCACTACGCCGGCCTGGCCCGTGGTGGTGCCGGTCTGCTGGTGGTGGAGGCCACGGCGGTGGCACCGGAAGGTCGCATCACCCCCGGTTGTGCCGGTATCTGGAGCGATGCCCACGCCCAGGCGTTCGTACCTGTGGTACAGGCCATCAAGGCTGCAGGTTCGGTGCCGGGCATCCAGATCGCCCACGCCGGTCGCAAGGCCAGCGCCAACCGCCCGTGGGAGGGTGACGACCACATTGCCGCCGACGACGCGCGCGGCTGGGAAACCATCGCCCCGTCTGCCATTGCCTTTGGCGCGAACCTGCCGAAAGTGCCACGCGAAATGACCCTGGACGACATTGCCCGGGTCAAGCAGGACTTCGTCGATGCCGCCCGCCGTGCGCGTGATGCCGGCTTCGAATGGATCGAACTGCACTTTGCCCACGGCTACCTGGGCCAGAGCTTCTTCTCCGAGCACACCAACAAGCGGACCGATGCCTACGGTGGCAGCTTCGACAACCGCAGCCGCTTCCTGCTGGAAACCCTGGCTGCGGTGCGTGAAGTGTGGCCAGAGAACCTGCCGCTGACCGCGCGCTTTGGTGTGCTGGAATACGATGGCCGCGACGAGCAGACCCTGGAAGAGTCGATCGAACTGGCGCGCCGCTTCAAGGCTGGCGGCCTTGACCTGCTGAGCGTAAGTGTCGGTTTCACCATTCCCGAGACCAACATCCCGTGGGGCCCGGCGTTCATGGGGCCGATTGCCGAGCGTGTGCGCCGCGAGGCGAAGCTGCCGGTGACTTCGGCGTGGGGCTTTGGCACACCGCAGCTGGCTGAGGCCGCGTTGCAGGCAAACCAGCTGGACCTGGTTTCGGTAGGGCGTGCGCACCTGGCCGACCCGCACTGGGCGTACTTTGCGGCCAAGGAACTGGGGGTGGAGAAAGCCTCCTGGACCTTGCCGGCGCCGTATGCGCACTGGCTTGAGCGCTATCGCTGA
- a CDS encoding NAD(P)/FAD-dependent oxidoreductase codes for MVENPEADIAVVGAGIVGVACALQLARQGLRVLLVDRQAPGHGASYGNAGHLATEQVFPIADLSILKRLPRMLLDPMGPLRLDWKYLPTAMPWFTRLLLNLRPAPFQRSVAGIRTLNEGSLGAWQRLLGSIGRSDLFQEDGSLLVFEKPESRQALEALRTRMQQQAVPVDVWSAETVREAAPQLSPSLLGGLFFPRTGHFIDPYRVVCELFEAAKASGVRFVQAQVDGGQLHSAGVSLASDQGTLNARQVLISCGAHSAKLTAALTGKRVPLDTERGYHLMLPGEHQRLPFAVTSLERKFIMTPMAEGLRLAGTVEFAGLEAPPSMQRAWQLHRLSKGLFRQDLSVEGATPWMGFRPSLPDSLPVIDRVCDGRVLLAFGHQHLGLTQAAVTAEWVGRLAERAARPEMGAYRLDRF; via the coding sequence ATGGTCGAAAACCCTGAAGCCGATATCGCCGTGGTGGGCGCCGGGATTGTCGGCGTTGCCTGTGCCCTGCAACTGGCCCGCCAGGGCCTCCGGGTGCTATTGGTCGACCGCCAGGCACCCGGCCATGGGGCGTCCTATGGCAACGCCGGGCACCTGGCCACCGAGCAGGTGTTCCCGATTGCCGACCTGTCGATCCTCAAGCGCTTGCCGCGCATGCTGCTGGACCCGATGGGCCCACTGCGCCTGGACTGGAAGTACCTGCCCACGGCCATGCCCTGGTTCACCCGCCTGCTGCTCAACCTGCGCCCGGCCCCGTTCCAGCGCAGTGTGGCCGGCATCCGCACGCTGAACGAAGGCAGCCTGGGTGCATGGCAGCGCCTGCTGGGCTCGATCGGGCGCAGCGACCTGTTCCAGGAGGATGGTTCGTTGCTGGTGTTCGAGAAGCCTGAGTCACGCCAGGCACTGGAGGCGTTGCGCACCCGCATGCAACAGCAGGCGGTGCCGGTGGACGTCTGGTCGGCCGAAACCGTGCGCGAGGCAGCGCCGCAACTGAGCCCGTCACTGCTGGGCGGGTTGTTCTTTCCGCGCACCGGGCACTTCATCGACCCTTACCGGGTTGTGTGCGAACTGTTCGAAGCGGCCAAGGCCAGCGGCGTGCGCTTTGTTCAGGCGCAGGTCGATGGCGGGCAATTGCACAGCGCGGGCGTGAGCCTGGCCAGCGACCAAGGCACGCTCAATGCCCGCCAGGTGCTGATCAGCTGTGGTGCCCATTCTGCGAAACTGACCGCCGCGCTGACGGGCAAGCGGGTACCGCTGGACACAGAACGCGGTTACCACCTGATGTTGCCGGGTGAGCACCAGCGCCTGCCGTTTGCAGTCACTTCGCTGGAGCGCAAGTTCATCATGACGCCCATGGCCGAAGGCTTGCGCCTGGCCGGCACGGTGGAGTTCGCCGGGCTGGAGGCACCGCCAAGCATGCAACGGGCATGGCAGTTGCACCGGTTGAGCAAGGGGTTGTTCCGGCAAGACTTGAGCGTCGAAGGGGCGACGCCGTGGATGGGCTTCCGGCCTTCGTTACCGGACTCGCTGCCGGTGATCGACAGGGTGTGTGATGGGCGGGTGCTGTTGGCGTTTGGGCATCAGCACCTGGGGTTGACCCAGGCGGCGGTGACGGCGGAATGGGTGGGGCGGTTGGCTGAGCGGGCCGCTAGGCCTGAGATGGGAGCCTACCGGTTGGATCGGTTCTAG
- a CDS encoding aldehyde dehydrogenase (NADP(+)) has translation MTLTGYMLIGQTPVTGSREAIRAIDPATGQPLEPAYLGGTGEHVAQACALAWAAFDGYRETTLEQRAQFLETIATQIEALGDALIDRAVAESGLPKARIQGERGRTCTQLRTFARVVRAGEWLDVRVDNAQPERQPLPRADLRQRQVALGPVAVFGASNFPLAFSVAGGDTASALAAGCPVVVKAHSAHPGTSELVGQAVAQAVKLCGLPAGVFSLLYGSGREVGIALVSDPRIKAVGFTGSRSGGIALCQATQARPEPIPVYAEMSSINPVFLFEAALQARAEALAQGFVASLTQGAGQFCTNPGLVIAPQGPALQRFIDAASEHVRQAAAQTMLTPGIFSAYQAGVGGLAGNANAQAAASGQAGQGPNQCQAQLFVTQAEAFLADPALQAEVFGAASLVVACASDEQVHQVAEHLEGQLTATLQLDDADIDRARALLPTLERKAGRILVNGWPTGVEVCDAMVHGGPFPATSDARTTSVGTAAILRFLRPVCYQDFPNALLPQALQHGNPLQLRRLLDGKREG, from the coding sequence ATGACCCTCACCGGCTACATGCTGATCGGCCAGACGCCGGTAACCGGCAGCCGCGAAGCCATCCGCGCCATCGACCCGGCCACCGGCCAGCCACTGGAACCGGCCTACCTGGGCGGCACCGGCGAACACGTGGCCCAAGCCTGCGCCCTGGCCTGGGCGGCGTTCGATGGCTACCGCGAAACCACGCTCGAACAACGGGCACAATTCCTCGAAACCATCGCCACCCAGATCGAAGCGCTGGGCGATGCCCTGATCGACCGCGCCGTGGCCGAAAGCGGTCTGCCCAAGGCGCGTATCCAGGGCGAGCGTGGCCGCACCTGTACCCAGCTACGCACCTTCGCCCGGGTAGTGCGGGCCGGTGAATGGCTGGATGTGCGGGTCGACAACGCCCAGCCAGAACGCCAGCCCTTGCCGCGCGCCGACCTGCGCCAGCGCCAGGTGGCCCTGGGGCCGGTAGCCGTGTTCGGCGCCAGCAATTTCCCGCTGGCCTTCTCGGTGGCCGGTGGCGACACCGCATCGGCATTGGCGGCTGGCTGCCCAGTGGTGGTCAAGGCCCACAGCGCCCACCCGGGCACCAGCGAACTGGTCGGCCAGGCGGTGGCGCAAGCGGTGAAGCTGTGCGGCTTGCCGGCCGGCGTATTCTCGCTGTTATACGGCTCCGGCCGTGAAGTCGGCATCGCGCTGGTCAGCGACCCGCGCATCAAGGCCGTTGGCTTTACCGGCTCACGCAGCGGTGGTATCGCGCTGTGCCAGGCGACCCAGGCCCGCCCAGAGCCGATCCCGGTGTACGCCGAAATGAGTTCGATCAACCCGGTGTTCCTGTTCGAGGCGGCCCTGCAGGCCCGTGCCGAAGCGCTGGCGCAAGGCTTCGTCGCCTCGTTGACCCAAGGTGCCGGCCAGTTCTGCACCAACCCCGGGCTGGTGATTGCCCCCCAAGGGCCGGCTTTACAGCGGTTTATCGACGCTGCCAGCGAGCACGTGCGCCAGGCCGCTGCGCAAACCATGCTCACCCCGGGCATCTTCAGTGCCTACCAGGCCGGTGTCGGTGGCTTGGCAGGAAACGCCAATGCCCAGGCTGCGGCCAGCGGGCAGGCCGGGCAAGGCCCCAACCAATGCCAGGCGCAATTGTTCGTCACCCAAGCCGAAGCCTTCCTCGCCGACCCGGCGTTGCAAGCTGAAGTGTTTGGCGCGGCGTCGCTGGTGGTGGCGTGTGCCAGCGATGAACAGGTACACCAAGTGGCCGAGCACCTGGAAGGCCAGTTGACCGCTACCCTGCAACTGGACGATGCCGACATCGACCGCGCCCGTGCGCTGCTGCCGACCCTTGAACGCAAGGCTGGGCGCATTCTGGTCAATGGCTGGCCGACCGGCGTCGAGGTGTGCGATGCCATGGTCCATGGCGGGCCGTTCCCGGCCACCTCCGATGCCCGTACGACCTCGGTGGGCACGGCGGCGATCCTGCGCTTCCTGCGGCCGGTGTGCTACCAGGACTTCCCCAATGCCCTTCTGCCGCAGGCCTTGCAGCACGGCAACCCGCTGCAACTGCGGCGCCTGCTCGACGGCAAACGGGAAGGCTGA
- a CDS encoding dihydrodipicolinate synthase family protein produces the protein MTNNIFTGTMPALMTPCTAERKPDFDALVRKGRELIEAGMSAVVYCGSMGDWPLLTEAERQEGVARLVAAGIPTIVGTGAVNTREAVAHAAHAAEVGAAGLMVIPRVLSRGASLIAQKHHFSAILAAAPKLPAVIYNSPYYGFATRADLFFELRREFPNLIGFKEFGGGADLRYAAEHITSKDDDVTLMVGVDTQVVHGFVNCNATGAITGIGNALPREVLHLVSLSKQAAKGDAKARRLARELEAALAVLSSFDEGCDLVLYYKHLMVLNGDSEYSLHFNETDVLTDAQRNYAEQQYALFRNWYASWSAEQNIA, from the coding sequence ATGACCAACAACATCTTCACCGGCACCATGCCCGCCCTGATGACCCCGTGCACCGCCGAACGCAAGCCGGACTTCGACGCCCTGGTGCGCAAGGGCCGTGAACTGATCGAGGCCGGCATGAGCGCTGTGGTGTATTGCGGCTCGATGGGCGACTGGCCGCTGCTGACCGAAGCCGAGCGCCAGGAAGGCGTGGCGCGCCTGGTGGCCGCCGGCATCCCGACCATTGTCGGCACCGGCGCGGTAAACACCCGTGAAGCGGTAGCGCATGCCGCCCACGCCGCCGAAGTGGGCGCCGCCGGCCTGATGGTCATCCCTCGCGTGCTCAGCCGCGGTGCTTCGCTGATCGCCCAGAAACACCACTTCTCGGCCATCCTCGCGGCGGCGCCCAAGCTGCCAGCGGTGATCTACAACAGCCCCTACTACGGTTTTGCCACGCGCGCCGACCTGTTTTTCGAGCTGCGCCGCGAATTCCCCAACCTGATCGGCTTCAAGGAATTCGGTGGTGGCGCCGACCTGCGTTACGCCGCCGAACACATCACCTCCAAGGATGACGACGTGACCCTGATGGTCGGCGTGGACACCCAGGTGGTGCATGGCTTCGTCAACTGCAACGCCACCGGTGCCATCACCGGTATCGGCAACGCCCTGCCCCGCGAGGTGCTGCACCTGGTGAGTCTGAGCAAGCAGGCGGCCAAGGGCGACGCCAAGGCCCGCCGCCTGGCGCGCGAGCTGGAAGCGGCGCTGGCGGTGCTGTCGTCGTTCGATGAAGGCTGCGACCTGGTGCTGTACTACAAGCACCTGATGGTGCTGAACGGCGACAGCGAGTACAGCCTGCACTTCAACGAAACCGACGTGCTGACCGATGCCCAGCGCAACTATGCCGAACAGCAGTACGCGCTGTTCCGCAACTGGTACGCCAGCTGGTCGGCCGAGCAGAACATCGCCTAA